The Rhododendron vialii isolate Sample 1 chromosome 8a, ASM3025357v1 genome has a window encoding:
- the LOC131336630 gene encoding geraniol 8-hydroxylase-like, whose product MEFLSLILYLLLTIILLQVLHSLLTRTRTRSNLPPGPGPLPIVGNLLKLGDMPHKSLAELAKTHGPIMSLKLGQITTVVISSSALAKEVLQKQDLAFSTRSIPNALHAEEQYKYSVVWLPVSDRWRSLRKIMNSNIFSGSRLDANQNLRQQKVKELIAYAGKCCQDGVAVDIGSAAFTTSLNLLSNTVFSVDLAGLSQESAREFRDLATNITMEAGKPNLVDYFPVLAKIDPQGIRGRMTVHFRKMLQLFGGLIDERLKSRKLQKTNAENDVIDNLLNLGEDIDRTHIERMFVDLFVAGTDTTSSTIEWAMAELLHNPEILEKAKAELEQTIGKGKLIQESDILRLPYLRATVKETMRIHPSVPFLIPRKVETDVEVYGYTVPKGAQVLVNAWAIGRDPSIWKNPTTFMPARFLESEVDVRGQDFELIPFGAGRRICPGLPLAMRMVPMVLGSLVNSFDWKLEGGIAPGELDMEEKFGITLQKAQPMRAIPFHM is encoded by the exons ATGGAGTTCTTGAGCTTAATTCTGTATCTCTTGTTAACCATCATTCTGCTTCAAGTCCTCCATTCACTTCTAACACGAACCAGAACAAGATCAAACCTTCCGCCGGGCCCGGGCCCACTACCGATCGTTGGCAACCTTCTGAAGCTGGGTGACATGCCCCACAAGTCCCTGGCCGAGCTAGCGAAAACTCATGGCCCGATCATGAGTTTGAAACTGGGCCAGATAACGACAGTGGTTATTTCTTCATCAGCCTTAGCCAAAGAAGTTCTCCAAAAGCAAGACCTCGCTTTCTCCACCAGATCCATCCCCAACGCCCTCCACGCCGAGGAACAGTACAAGTACTCCGTCGTCTGGTTGCCAGTTTCCGACCGGTGGCGCAGCCTCCGAAAGATCATGAACTCAAATATTTTTTCGG GTAGCAGACTCGATGCTAATCAAAATCTACGGCAACAGAAGGTGAAGGAGTTAATCGCCTATGCTGGAAAATGCTGTCAAGATGGCGTTGCCGTGGACATAGGCAGTGCCGCTTTCACCACTTCCCTGAATTTGCTGTCCAACACCGTGTTTTCTGTGGATTTGGCCGGCCTAAGTCAGGAATCAGCGAGAGAGTTTAGGGACTTGGCTACTAATATAACGATGGAGGCCGGAAAACCCAACTTGGTTGATTATTTCCCTGTGCTAGCCAAGATCGACCCACAAG GTATAAGGGGTCGCATGACGGTTCATTTCAGGAAAATGCTTCAGTTGTTTGGTGGATTAATCGACGAAAGGTTAAAGTCAAGAAAATTGCAGAAGACTAACGCAGAAAACGATGTGATAGATAATTTGCTCAATCTTGGTGAGGATATCGATAGAACTCACATCGAGCGTATGTTTGTG GACCTATTTGTGGCTGGGACAGATACAACATCGAGCACGATTGAGTGGGCTATGGCGGAGCTACTCCACAATCCGGAGATTCTAGAGAAAGCTAAGGCTGAGCTAGAACAAACAATTGGCAAAGGGAAACTGATTCAAGAGTCGGACATTTTGCGATTGCCTTACTTGCGGGCAACTGTGAAAGAGACAATGAGGATTCACCCGTCGGTCCCATTCTTAATCCCTCGCAAAGTAGAGACGGATGTTGAAGTCTATGGCTACACAGTACCTAAGGGGGCACAAGTGCTGGTAAACGCTTGGGCTATTGGCAGAGACCCCAGCATATGGAAAAATCCAACGACTTTCATGCCTGCGAGGTTTTTGGAGTCGGAAGTTGACGTCCGAGGCCAGGACTTTGAGCTGATTCCATTTGGCGCGGGGCGAAGAATTTGCCCTGGGTTGCCTCTGGCGATGAGGATGGTTCCGATGGTGTTGGGTTCGCTCGTAAATTCATTTGATTGGAAACTTGAAGGTGGGATAGCACCAGGGGAGTTGGACATGGAGGAGAAGTTTGGCATAACCTTACAAAAGGCTCAGCCTATGCGTGCAATTCCATTTCATATGTGA